TTCCCTGCAAATCTCCTGACACCTCGCCGGTGCTGATGAGCAGACGCACCATCAGCGACTAGATGGGGGAGGCATGGGGCCCCGTCGACCTTTCGACAAGGAACCCTCCAAAAACGTGCAGAGATGATTCGCGGCAGGCAGCAAAGCCTGCTGCCTCGCAAGGTTTAAGCCGTCAGCAATGACGTAATCGGAGCGATAAAGCAACGACCAAATGTCCTGAAGCTGTTTGAATTCCTGGCCCCCCTCGAGGCGGTGCAGGCCCTGGCGCCTCAAGCCCACACGATTGAGGCCCCGGACCCTGCCTGGATGACCTTCCACGAGACAGTAAGGAGGAACATCACGATCCACACGGGTCATGCCGCCAACCATGGCCATGCCACCGATGTGGACGAATTGGTGAATTCCTAAACAACCACCAATCACAGCCCGATCTTCAATCAGCACGTGGCCTGCTACTTGGATGCCATTCGACATCACAATGTTGTTTCCAAGCAAACAGTTATGCCCAAGGTGGCAATAAGCCATGAGCAAGTTGTTGTCACCGATCCGAGTTTGCTCTCCTTCATCAGTGGCACGATTGATCGTGACGCATTCACGAATGGTGTTGTGATCACCAATCACAACCTCAGTCGGAGCACCTTTGTATTTCAAATCCTGAGGTTCTTGCCCCAAACAAGCACCGGGGTAAATGCGATTGTGCGCACCAATTCGCAGCAGAC
The Synechococcus sp. CC9311 DNA segment above includes these coding regions:
- the lpxA gene encoding acyl-ACP--UDP-N-acetylglucosamine O-acyltransferase; translated protein: MSEELSTSVITDDRPAQVHPMAVVDPRAELAHGVVIGPGAVIGPEVSIGANTWIGPHVVLDGLLRIGAHNRIYPGACLGQEPQDLKYKGAPTEVVIGDHNTIRECVTINRATDEGEQTRIGDNNLLMAYCHLGHNCLLGNNIVMSNGIQVAGHVLIEDRAVIGGCLGIHQFVHIGGMAMVGGMTRVDRDVPPYCLVEGHPGRVRGLNRVGLRRQGLHRLEGGQEFKQLQDIWSLLYRSDYVIADGLNLARQQALLPAANHLCTFLEGSLSKGRRGPMPPPSSR